The Clostridiaceae bacterium HFYG-1003 genome includes a window with the following:
- a CDS encoding electron transport complex subunit E, whose amino-acid sequence MAKQQKSLGEVFSRGLLKENPVLMLLLGTCPILAVSTTAMNGIGMGIAATVVLIMTNFIISLIRNLVSDKVRIPVYITIIAGMVTVIQLLIAAYLPELDKSLGIFIPLITVNCIILGRAEAFANKNNPLYSAIDGLGMGLGFTLALTIMASIREIFGNGTWFDKPIPILNENPFGIIKMPPGGFFVYGLMIAGTLGIIRYMENTAKNKARKLSSHGPIQAEAAQFDETDCPDGGCGSCGAKAACGMSEFRAQMRPNKMIVPDMIKQSKGGQQ is encoded by the coding sequence ATGGCGAAACAACAGAAAAGCCTCGGCGAAGTATTCAGCCGTGGACTCTTAAAAGAAAATCCGGTTCTCATGCTTTTGTTAGGTACCTGTCCCATCCTGGCAGTATCTACCACCGCAATGAACGGAATCGGCATGGGTATCGCAGCTACCGTGGTTCTGATCATGACCAACTTCATCATCTCTCTGATCCGCAACCTGGTTTCCGACAAAGTTCGAATTCCGGTCTATATTACCATTATCGCCGGAATGGTTACAGTTATTCAGCTGTTGATCGCGGCTTACCTGCCCGAGCTCGACAAGTCTTTGGGAATCTTTATCCCGCTGATCACCGTCAACTGCATTATTCTGGGCCGGGCCGAAGCCTTTGCCAACAAGAATAATCCGCTCTACTCTGCCATCGACGGTTTGGGAATGGGCCTTGGCTTTACACTGGCACTGACCATCATGGCCTCCATTCGCGAAATCTTCGGAAACGGGACCTGGTTTGACAAACCGATTCCGATTCTGAACGAGAATCCCTTTGGCATCATCAAAATGCCTCCGGGTGGATTCTTTGTCTATGGCCTGATGATTGCAGGCACCCTTGGAATCATCCGCTACATGGAAAATACTGCCAAGAACAAAGCCCGCAAGCTCTCCTCCCATGGTCCGATCCAGGCCGAAGCTGCTCAGTTTGATGAAACAGACTGTCCGGACGGCGGCTGCGGTTCCTGCGGAGCAAAAGCAGCCTGCGGCATGTCCGAGTTCAGAGCTCAGATGAGACCAAACAAGATGATCGTGCCTGACATGATCAAGCAAAGCAAAGGGGGCCAACAGTAA
- a CDS encoding RnfABCDGE type electron transport complex subunit A, with translation MTEFMQLLFNTIFVNNVVLAQFLAICSFLGVSKNVKTAMSMSLAVILVLLGATAITWPINHFILEQFEMTYLQTLVFILVIAALVQIVETIMKKSLPPLYNALGIYLPLITTNCAILGVTLQNVESSYNYTLSLTNALGTGLGYLLAMFIFSSIRTRLEDAEIPKSLAGLPITLIAASIVSVSFFGFKGIAENLFK, from the coding sequence ATGACTGAATTTATGCAGCTGCTTTTTAATACGATCTTTGTCAACAACGTCGTTCTGGCTCAGTTCCTGGCCATTTGTTCGTTCCTCGGAGTATCCAAGAACGTCAAAACCGCCATGTCGATGTCTTTGGCAGTTATCCTGGTCCTGTTGGGCGCCACAGCCATCACCTGGCCGATCAATCACTTCATTCTGGAACAGTTTGAAATGACTTACCTCCAGACGCTGGTCTTTATTCTGGTAATCGCCGCTCTGGTTCAGATCGTCGAAACCATTATGAAGAAATCCCTTCCTCCGCTCTACAACGCCCTGGGAATTTATCTACCCCTGATCACCACAAACTGCGCCATCCTGGGTGTAACCCTCCAGAATGTCGAGTCATCCTATAATTACACCCTTTCTCTGACCAACGCGCTGGGAACCGGATTAGGCTACCTGCTTGCCATGTTCATCTTCTCCAGCATCCGGACCCGGCTGGAAGATGCCGAGATTCCAAAATCACTGGCCGGTCTCCCCATCACACTGATTGCTGCTTCCATCGTGTCTGTTTCCTTCTTCGGATTCAAGGGCATCGCTGAGAACCTGTTCAAATAG
- a CDS encoding RnfABCDGE type electron transport complex subunit B produces the protein MIASINFNSIGLPILVMGLTALILGVLITVVSKKFAVPVDTRVEDILLILPGANCGGCGYSGCSGYAEALASGSDGITTKCIPGGPDTAEALSEYLGKSGGSFVPTVAQVYCQGTSQHTKPRYEYNGTKTCKAANLVQNGPGSCVYGCIGFGDCKTVCEYDAIEVIDGVARIIPENCVACGKCVLECPKNIIHLVPKVENAYINRCSNPLLGPIVKKTCDIGCIGCTLCVRACKYDAIKMKDSLAIIDQDKCVQCGECIKVCPSKSITMGLVM, from the coding sequence ATGATAGCAAGTATTAATTTTAACAGCATCGGGCTGCCGATCCTGGTCATGGGTCTGACCGCCCTGATCTTAGGCGTGCTGATCACCGTTGTCAGCAAGAAGTTTGCAGTACCGGTAGACACCCGCGTGGAAGATATTCTCCTGATCCTGCCGGGAGCAAACTGTGGTGGCTGTGGCTACTCCGGATGCTCCGGATACGCTGAAGCACTGGCTTCGGGATCCGACGGCATTACGACCAAATGCATTCCGGGCGGACCGGATACCGCTGAAGCCCTTTCCGAATACCTTGGAAAATCAGGTGGAAGCTTTGTTCCTACTGTAGCCCAGGTTTACTGCCAGGGAACCAGCCAGCACACCAAGCCGCGTTACGAGTACAACGGGACCAAGACCTGCAAGGCCGCCAATCTGGTTCAGAACGGACCCGGCAGCTGCGTTTACGGCTGCATCGGCTTTGGCGACTGCAAAACCGTCTGTGAGTATGATGCCATTGAAGTCATCGACGGCGTCGCCCGCATCATTCCCGAAAACTGTGTAGCCTGCGGAAAATGCGTTCTGGAATGCCCCAAGAACATCATCCATCTCGTACCCAAGGTCGAGAACGCCTACATCAACCGCTGCTCCAATCCCCTGCTTGGACCCATCGTCAAAAAAACCTGCGACATTGGCTGCATCGGCTGCACCTTATGTGTCCGGGCCTGCAAGTATGATGCCATCAAGATGAAAGACTCCCTGGCCATCATCGATCAGGATAAATGCGTTCAGTGCGGTGAATGCATCAAGGTCTGCCCCTCCAAGTCCATCACCATGGGCCTGGTCATGTAG
- a CDS encoding DUF1667 domain-containing protein → MDNSDLTIHKIICISCPMGCQLKIRQSETSWLVSGNRCPRGKTYGIQEMTDPRRMITTTVRVRGGVRPVVSVKTSQPVPKAMVFEVIRELAQLEFNAPIQAGEVLFSNLLGLGADILATRSVEAQGKNRTEPRATD, encoded by the coding sequence ATGGATAACAGTGACTTGACAATTCATAAAATCATCTGTATTTCCTGTCCCATGGGCTGCCAACTGAAGATCCGGCAAAGTGAAACGAGCTGGCTGGTTTCCGGCAACCGATGTCCCCGGGGCAAGACCTACGGCATTCAGGAAATGACGGATCCCCGCCGCATGATTACTACCACGGTTCGCGTCAGAGGGGGCGTTCGTCCGGTGGTATCCGTCAAAACCAGTCAACCGGTGCCCAAAGCAATGGTCTTCGAGGTGATTCGTGAACTGGCCCAGCTCGAGTTCAATGCTCCGATCCAGGCCGGGGAGGTTCTGTTCTCCAACCTGCTGGGCCTTGGTGCGGATATCCTGGCTACCCGGTCGGTGGAAGCTCAAGGAAAGAATCGAACGGAACCAAGGGCAACAGACTAA
- a CDS encoding NAD(P)/FAD-dependent oxidoreductase — protein MSGYITNDEVRASYDVIVIGGGPAGLAAALAAHGQGASVLILERAQELGGILNQCIHTGFGLHEFKEELTGPEYALRFVQRVEQSGMDLLVKAMVIELTPDRAITAATARGMVYTRGRSVVLAMGCRERTAGAIAIPGERPGGIYTAGMAQKLANEEGYLVGKEILIYGSGDIGLIMARRLTLEGAKVKAVVEIMPASSGLPRNIAQCLDDFEIPLRLSTAIQVIHGEDRVTGVTLVRVDNSRQPIAGTESSIACDTILLSVGLIPENELSIGAGIPLDPITGGPLVDSSLMTRLPGIFAAGNVLQVHDIVDYVSQEARQAGLEAARYALMGRGGSVLIPVIAGTGIRTVVPQAIVKGGESAILSLRSSAVFANARITIRQGDDILVRRQFPILNPAQMVRLEIPANHLNTIEPVRIEVEEANG, from the coding sequence ATGAGCGGATATATAACCAATGACGAAGTTCGGGCCAGTTATGATGTGATCGTCATCGGCGGTGGCCCGGCAGGACTGGCGGCAGCTCTGGCGGCTCATGGACAGGGAGCTTCCGTGCTGATCCTGGAGCGAGCCCAGGAACTGGGAGGAATCCTGAATCAATGCATCCATACCGGGTTTGGCCTGCATGAATTCAAGGAAGAGCTGACCGGACCGGAGTATGCTCTTCGCTTCGTACAGCGGGTGGAACAATCCGGAATGGATCTGCTGGTAAAGGCTATGGTGATTGAGCTGACCCCGGACCGGGCCATAACAGCGGCAACTGCCCGCGGGATGGTGTATACCAGGGGCCGGTCGGTGGTCCTGGCTATGGGGTGTCGGGAACGGACGGCCGGAGCCATCGCCATCCCGGGGGAACGTCCTGGCGGAATCTATACCGCCGGAATGGCTCAGAAGCTGGCCAATGAAGAAGGCTATCTGGTGGGGAAGGAAATCCTGATTTACGGATCCGGCGATATCGGACTGATCATGGCCCGGCGCCTGACGCTGGAAGGGGCGAAAGTGAAAGCGGTCGTAGAAATCATGCCGGCCTCCTCCGGACTGCCCCGAAATATTGCTCAGTGTCTGGATGACTTCGAGATTCCTCTGAGGCTGTCGACGGCCATCCAGGTCATTCACGGGGAAGACCGAGTCACCGGCGTGACCCTGGTCCGGGTTGATAACAGCCGTCAACCCATTGCCGGCACTGAAAGCAGCATCGCTTGCGACACCATACTGCTCTCAGTGGGCTTGATTCCGGAAAACGAACTGAGCATCGGAGCGGGAATCCCGCTGGATCCGATCACCGGTGGCCCCCTCGTCGACTCATCCCTGATGACCAGGCTCCCTGGGATTTTTGCCGCAGGCAACGTCCTGCAGGTTCATGACATTGTGGATTATGTCAGTCAGGAAGCGAGACAGGCCGGGCTTGAAGCAGCTCGATACGCTTTAATGGGAAGAGGGGGATCCGTCCTGATTCCGGTTATTGCCGGAACGGGAATTCGCACGGTCGTTCCGCAGGCGATTGTCAAAGGCGGGGAGTCGGCGATTCTCTCCCTGAGATCCTCGGCTGTCTTCGCCAATGCCCGAATTACCATCCGACAGGGCGATGATATATTGGTGAGGCGCCAGTTCCCGATTCTGAATCCGGCGCAGATGGTGCGACTTGAAATTCCAGCAAATCATCTGAATACCATCGAACCGGTCCGGATCGAAGTGGAGGAAGCCAATGGATAA
- a CDS encoding FAD-dependent oxidoreductase, with the protein MYDVIIIGAGVIGSAIARECSRYQWKILVLEKNLEVGEGTTKANSAIVHGGYDALPGTLKARLNVEGARMIRELAPLLDFPYEQIGSLVLAFDEKDEAILRQLLDRGRQNGVEGLSILSREEILALEPNVSGEVRSALRCTEAGIVCPFNLTYALIENALANGVELRTDEPVTGLNPEGELFQITTEKNHYHAKVVINAAGIHAADVAALLGETDYRIRPRRGEYRLLDRSEGQMVRHIIFQTPTQLGKGVLVTPTVHGNLMIGPDSVEVENPGQRPATTREGLGRVDALARKSVPNLRLDRTIRVFSGLRATPDTGDFMIYESKHNPGFLHAGGIESPGLAASPAIGRMVCELAAASGRLPQVKRDQIIERRSGIKAFRQMTPKQREAAIAADPNYGSIICRCETVSEAEILQAIHRPAGAVTMDGVKRRVRPGMGRCQGTFCGPKVIAILARELGISEEEVLKDSRGSRVILGHTKGKE; encoded by the coding sequence ATGTATGATGTGATCATCATCGGTGCCGGAGTCATCGGGAGCGCCATCGCCCGCGAATGCTCGCGCTATCAGTGGAAGATTCTGGTGCTGGAGAAAAACCTGGAGGTGGGGGAAGGGACGACCAAAGCCAACAGTGCTATCGTCCATGGCGGCTATGACGCCCTGCCGGGGACACTGAAAGCCAGGCTGAATGTCGAAGGAGCCCGGATGATCCGAGAGCTCGCTCCGCTGCTGGATTTTCCCTATGAGCAAATCGGCTCACTGGTACTGGCATTTGATGAGAAAGATGAGGCGATCCTCCGGCAACTCCTGGACCGGGGCCGGCAGAATGGAGTAGAGGGTCTGTCTATCCTTTCCCGGGAAGAGATTCTGGCGCTGGAGCCCAACGTGTCGGGCGAGGTTCGTTCCGCCCTGCGATGCACGGAGGCCGGAATTGTCTGCCCGTTCAATCTGACCTACGCCCTGATCGAAAATGCCCTGGCCAATGGGGTGGAACTCCGGACGGATGAACCGGTGACCGGGCTGAACCCGGAGGGGGAGCTCTTTCAGATCACAACAGAGAAAAACCATTATCATGCCAAGGTTGTGATCAATGCCGCCGGGATTCATGCGGCGGATGTGGCAGCTCTGCTCGGCGAAACAGATTACCGGATCCGGCCCCGTCGGGGAGAGTACCGCCTGCTGGATCGGTCAGAAGGTCAAATGGTTCGCCACATCATCTTTCAGACGCCGACGCAGCTGGGCAAGGGGGTTCTGGTGACCCCGACGGTTCATGGCAATCTGATGATCGGACCGGATTCCGTTGAAGTGGAGAATCCCGGCCAGAGGCCGGCAACCACCCGCGAAGGCTTGGGCCGGGTCGATGCGCTGGCTCGCAAATCGGTGCCCAATCTTCGGCTGGATCGTACGATCCGTGTATTTTCCGGCTTGCGGGCCACCCCTGACACCGGGGATTTCATGATTTATGAAAGCAAGCACAATCCCGGATTCCTGCATGCCGGAGGCATCGAATCACCGGGGTTGGCGGCTTCCCCAGCCATCGGCCGGATGGTGTGCGAACTGGCCGCTGCCTCCGGACGGCTCCCCCAGGTGAAGCGGGACCAGATTATAGAACGTCGCTCCGGCATCAAGGCTTTTCGGCAGATGACCCCAAAGCAGCGGGAAGCGGCCATCGCGGCCGATCCGAATTATGGCAGCATCATCTGCCGTTGTGAAACCGTCTCGGAGGCTGAGATCCTCCAGGCCATTCATCGACCGGCCGGAGCCGTGACCATGGATGGGGTCAAACGCCGGGTGCGGCCGGGCATGGGTCGCTGCCAGGGAACCTTTTGCGGCCCGAAGGTCATTGCCATACTGGCCCGTGAACTGGGAATAAGTGAAGAAGAAGTGCTCAAGGACTCCAGGGGATCCCGGGTGATCCTGGGGCATACGAAGGGGAAGGAATGA
- the glpK gene encoding glycerol kinase GlpK: protein MEKKYVMALDQGTTSSRVILFDRDQAICGMAQKEVTQIYPQPGWVEQDAMEIWATQMGVCREVLERTGTSPYEIAAMGITNQRETTVVWEKATGKPIHHAIVWQCRRTAALCEELKARGLEDWFRQKTGLVLDAYFSATKLQWILDHVPGARERARAGELLFGTVDTWLIYNLTRGQVHATDYSNASRTMLFNIHDLTWDEEILELFDIPRQMLPIVRPSSDLYGVTDPGTFGGAQIPIAGAAGDQQAALFGQCCFEVGMAKNTYGTGCFLLMNTGAEAVRSEHGLLTTIAWGLNGQITYALEGSVFMGGASVQWLRDELRIIDSAQESEALAASVPNTNGVYVVPAFTGLGAPYWDMYARGLIIGLTRGVRKEHLIRATLESIAYQSRDVLVAMEHDAGIDVQVLKVDGGASRNQFLMQFQADIMDVAVVRPQVTESTALGAAFLAGLATGFYDSVEALQAKLKADRTFQPTWTGERIERKYKRWQEAVKRSMNWAREEDEDDV from the coding sequence ATGGAGAAAAAGTATGTGATGGCGCTGGATCAGGGAACCACCAGTTCGCGGGTGATCCTGTTTGACCGGGATCAGGCCATTTGCGGGATGGCACAGAAGGAAGTAACACAGATTTATCCACAGCCGGGCTGGGTGGAGCAGGATGCCATGGAAATATGGGCGACTCAGATGGGGGTTTGCCGGGAAGTCCTGGAGAGAACGGGAACCAGTCCGTATGAAATTGCGGCCATGGGCATTACCAACCAGCGGGAGACGACGGTCGTGTGGGAAAAAGCCACGGGAAAGCCGATCCATCACGCCATCGTCTGGCAGTGTCGCCGGACTGCGGCTCTGTGTGAGGAACTCAAGGCCAGGGGGTTGGAGGACTGGTTCCGCCAAAAGACTGGGCTGGTGCTGGATGCCTATTTTTCGGCCACCAAGCTGCAATGGATCCTGGATCATGTGCCGGGAGCCCGGGAGCGGGCCCGGGCGGGGGAACTGCTCTTCGGAACCGTGGATACCTGGCTGATCTACAATCTCACCAGGGGCCAGGTTCACGCAACCGATTATTCCAACGCGTCCCGAACCATGCTGTTTAACATCCATGACCTGACCTGGGATGAAGAGATCCTGGAACTGTTTGATATCCCCCGGCAGATGCTGCCGATTGTCCGGCCCTCGAGCGATCTTTATGGGGTCACCGACCCGGGAACTTTCGGCGGGGCGCAAATCCCCATTGCCGGAGCCGCGGGAGACCAGCAGGCGGCACTGTTCGGCCAGTGCTGCTTTGAGGTGGGCATGGCAAAGAATACTTATGGCACCGGCTGCTTTCTGCTCATGAACACAGGAGCGGAAGCGGTCCGGTCCGAGCATGGCCTTCTGACCACCATTGCCTGGGGGCTGAATGGCCAGATCACCTATGCGCTGGAGGGTTCCGTGTTCATGGGCGGTGCCTCGGTGCAGTGGCTGCGCGATGAACTTCGGATCATCGACTCGGCCCAGGAATCGGAAGCTCTGGCTGCCTCCGTTCCCAATACGAATGGGGTCTACGTAGTTCCGGCATTCACCGGTCTGGGGGCTCCTTACTGGGACATGTACGCCCGCGGACTCATCATTGGACTGACCCGTGGGGTGCGCAAGGAACACCTCATCCGGGCGACACTGGAATCCATCGCCTATCAGTCCCGGGATGTTCTGGTGGCCATGGAACACGATGCCGGGATCGATGTCCAGGTCCTGAAGGTGGACGGCGGGGCTTCCCGCAATCAGTTCCTGATGCAGTTCCAGGCTGATATCATGGATGTCGCTGTGGTGCGGCCGCAGGTTACCGAATCCACAGCGCTGGGTGCGGCCTTTTTGGCCGGATTGGCCACGGGCTTCTATGACTCCGTGGAAGCGCTGCAGGCAAAGCTCAAGGCGGACCGAACGTTCCAGCCGACCTGGACCGGGGAACGCATAGAACGAAAATACAAGCGCTGGCAGGAAGCGGTCAAACGCTCCATGAACTGGGCGAGAGAAGAGGATGAAGATGATGTATGA
- a CDS encoding carbon starvation protein A encodes MITFVIGLVILIGGGFLYGGFVERIFQPDDRETPAVASYDGVDFVGMKKWKNSLIELLNIAGTGPILGPIQGILFGPLAFLTIPLGCVLAGAMHDYFSGMISMRNNGAQMPKMIQKYLGKNVRSFYNIVIMILMLLVGAVFIYTPGDLIVGDVLKQPTTAANPTTWIVYGLIFLYYLIATFFPIDQIIGRVYPIFGGLLVISAIAIFAGVIFHPAQLQNVDFANLSLQNVTKDGAPWIPIFFITVACGILSGFHATQATLISRSVTSEKEGRTTFYDMMIIEGFIAMTWAAAAMVMYNADNGITPANTGATAMIGVISRYFLGNIGAVFAIIGVIVLPITSGDTALRSLRLIIAERFNIDQISKSKRAMVTISIFIPCGLILYFAKTNPAGFNMLWRYFAFTNQFIAIFAMSMIAVYLFIRKQNGWIALIPGMFYAFVVLSFIIHAPIGFNMAAFEKTSYTYSYLIAGALTLLYAWYTTNYAKKHGMSIEDRKL; translated from the coding sequence ATGATCACATTTGTTATTGGACTTGTTATTCTTATCGGCGGTGGATTTCTCTACGGCGGATTTGTAGAACGCATCTTCCAGCCGGACGACCGGGAAACTCCGGCTGTGGCTTCTTATGACGGCGTCGACTTCGTCGGCATGAAAAAATGGAAAAACTCCCTCATCGAGCTCCTGAATATTGCCGGAACCGGCCCGATCCTTGGACCCATCCAGGGCATTCTTTTTGGACCCCTGGCCTTCCTGACCATCCCCCTCGGCTGCGTGCTGGCCGGTGCCATGCATGACTACTTCTCCGGAATGATCTCCATGCGCAACAACGGCGCGCAGATGCCCAAGATGATTCAGAAATACCTGGGCAAAAATGTCCGCTCATTCTACAACATCGTCATTATGATCCTGATGCTGCTGGTCGGCGCTGTCTTTATCTACACCCCTGGCGACCTTATCGTCGGTGATGTTCTCAAACAGCCCACCACCGCTGCCAATCCCACGACCTGGATCGTATACGGTCTGATTTTCCTGTATTATCTGATCGCCACCTTCTTCCCCATTGACCAGATCATCGGCCGGGTTTATCCGATTTTCGGCGGCCTGCTCGTTATTTCAGCCATTGCTATCTTTGCCGGCGTTATTTTCCACCCGGCCCAGCTGCAGAATGTTGATTTTGCAAACCTGAGCCTTCAGAACGTCACCAAGGACGGAGCCCCCTGGATTCCTATCTTCTTCATTACCGTAGCGTGCGGCATCCTCTCTGGATTCCACGCCACTCAGGCGACTCTGATCTCCCGCTCCGTCACCAGCGAAAAAGAAGGCCGGACGACCTTCTATGACATGATGATCATTGAAGGCTTCATCGCCATGACCTGGGCAGCAGCTGCCATGGTTATGTACAATGCCGACAACGGCATCACCCCGGCCAACACCGGAGCAACCGCCATGATCGGTGTCATCTCCCGCTACTTCCTGGGCAACATTGGTGCAGTCTTCGCCATCATCGGCGTTATCGTTCTGCCCATCACCTCCGGTGACACCGCCCTCAGATCCCTGCGCCTCATCATTGCTGAACGGTTCAACATCGATCAGATTTCCAAGTCAAAGAGAGCCATGGTTACCATCTCCATCTTCATTCCCTGCGGCTTGATCCTGTACTTTGCCAAAACCAACCCGGCAGGCTTCAACATGCTGTGGCGGTACTTTGCTTTCACCAACCAGTTTATCGCCATCTTCGCCATGTCGATGATTGCGGTCTACCTGTTCATCCGGAAGCAGAATGGCTGGATCGCTCTGATCCCCGGCATGTTCTATGCCTTTGTGGTTCTGAGCTTCATCATCCATGCCCCCATCGGCTTTAATATGGCAGCATTTGAGAAGACCAGCTATACCTATTCTTATCTGATTGCCGGTGCCCTGACCCTGCTTTACGCCTGGTATACCACCAATTATGCCAAGAAGCACGGCATGTCCATCGAGGATCGCAAGCTCTAA
- the citX gene encoding citrate lyase holo-[acyl-carrier protein] synthase gives MKYLDQGIPVSPAELLDRRETRANTLEELQRDFPNHTLLSMKMNIPGPIKDNDLIRLAFHLSLDEVLLRIKDSVVMDQTQAATGPEVIIKTSRPAHEIKLLMIELEESLPLGRLLDIDVLTEGSALSREAMGLNPRRCFLCDKPARECSRSAAHPLTALLEAIETLMLQDPSIQQQLPAD, from the coding sequence ATGAAATATCTTGATCAGGGGATTCCGGTCTCCCCCGCTGAACTGCTTGACCGACGAGAAACAAGAGCGAATACCCTGGAAGAACTCCAGCGAGATTTCCCGAACCATACCCTGCTCAGCATGAAAATGAATATTCCGGGTCCCATCAAAGACAATGATCTGATCCGGCTGGCCTTTCACCTGAGTCTGGATGAGGTTTTACTCCGGATCAAGGACAGTGTTGTGATGGATCAGACTCAAGCCGCTACTGGGCCCGAGGTGATTATAAAAACCTCGCGTCCCGCCCATGAAATCAAGCTGCTGATGATTGAGCTGGAAGAATCATTGCCTTTGGGACGACTGCTGGACATTGATGTCCTGACAGAAGGAAGTGCCCTCTCGCGAGAAGCAATGGGCTTGAATCCACGTCGCTGCTTTCTTTGCGACAAGCCCGCCCGGGAGTGTTCCCGATCCGCCGCCCACCCGCTGACGGCTCTGCTGGAAGCCATCGAGACGCTGATGCTGCAGGACCCGTCGATTCAACAACAGCTGCCTGCGGACTGA
- the rpoN gene encoding RNA polymerase factor sigma-54, producing the protein MNQQLKLTQHLVLTQDMRLSLKMLALSGQDLYDFLRTEAQTNPAVDSDAFQEQLQQSDQALAADRLAPYMDRPSESYSMGSEGSGDLLQTLQEGSTFRDQFHQEIGLLRLPDAVSRAAHWIIDSLDDSGYFKETSSLLGKPVFQEALALIQAMEPAGIGATSLPECMILQLRRRGIHDPVLEEVLTQDLPLLAAREFDLLKERYRLPDPEAALTLIRSLDPRPAQSLGTSNRTVYVTPDLTFSIQDDQIDVELNRRLTPQITISTAYLELGNKVAAEEKPIYEQYLKRLTGIIEALEKRNSTLLRVGQGIAAHQQHFLTGKEPGLSPLTMTQLASELELHVSTISRAVKDKYVLTGQKLYPLAFYFTQAASKGASPQSRHAIEIRLKELIRKENPQKPLSDDQIVDHLRQAGIAISRRTVAKYRLEMNIPGRSSRRQNQGSSGQGRNVQSGNPK; encoded by the coding sequence ATGAATCAGCAACTGAAACTTACCCAGCATCTGGTTCTGACCCAGGATATGAGGCTTTCCCTGAAAATGCTCGCCCTGTCCGGTCAGGACCTGTATGATTTCCTTCGGACAGAAGCTCAGACCAATCCGGCGGTGGACAGCGATGCCTTTCAGGAACAGCTGCAGCAGTCGGACCAGGCTCTGGCAGCGGATCGTCTGGCGCCCTACATGGATCGACCGTCTGAATCCTATTCCATGGGTTCGGAAGGATCCGGAGATCTTCTGCAGACTCTACAGGAAGGATCGACGTTTCGGGATCAGTTCCACCAGGAAATCGGTCTTCTTCGACTGCCGGATGCCGTATCCAGAGCGGCCCACTGGATTATCGACAGCCTGGACGATTCGGGTTATTTCAAGGAAACCTCTTCCCTCCTCGGCAAGCCGGTCTTCCAGGAAGCACTCGCCCTGATCCAGGCAATGGAACCGGCCGGTATTGGCGCAACCTCATTGCCTGAATGCATGATCCTCCAGCTGCGCCGGCGAGGGATCCATGATCCGGTGCTGGAAGAAGTTCTGACACAGGACCTGCCGCTGTTAGCTGCCAGAGAATTCGATCTGCTGAAAGAACGTTACCGACTCCCGGATCCGGAAGCAGCGCTCACCCTGATCCGAAGCCTGGATCCAAGACCTGCCCAATCCCTGGGAACATCGAATCGCACGGTCTATGTGACACCGGACCTGACCTTTTCAATCCAGGACGATCAGATCGATGTGGAACTGAACCGCCGGCTGACCCCTCAGATTACCATCAGCACGGCCTACCTGGAACTCGGCAACAAGGTCGCCGCCGAAGAAAAGCCCATCTATGAACAGTACCTGAAGCGACTGACCGGAATCATCGAAGCTCTGGAAAAGCGGAATTCCACCTTGCTCCGGGTCGGACAGGGCATTGCAGCACACCAGCAGCACTTCCTCACCGGAAAAGAACCTGGCCTTTCGCCTCTCACCATGACCCAGCTGGCTTCTGAACTGGAACTCCATGTCTCGACGATATCCCGCGCCGTGAAAGACAAGTATGTCCTGACGGGGCAGAAGCTCTATCCCCTGGCCTTTTACTTCACCCAGGCCGCCTCGAAGGGTGCTTCGCCTCAGTCGCGCCATGCTATTGAGATTCGGCTGAAAGAATTGATCCGAAAGGAGAACCCCCAAAAACCGCTGTCCGATGACCAGATCGTTGATCACCTCCGCCAGGCCGGAATAGCGATCAGCCGTCGAACCGTTGCCAAGTACCGTCTCGAAATGAACATCCCGGGTCGGAGCAGCCGGCGGCAGAATCAAGGATCTTCAGGCCAGGGCAGGAATGTTCAATCTGGTAACCCTAAATAA